Proteins encoded in a region of the Proteiniborus ethanoligenes genome:
- a CDS encoding restriction endonuclease subunit S produces the protein MSYNGWKEYRLDELVESVSVKHEFKKDKIILVNTSDVLEGKVLNHEYVKNKNLKGQFKKSFIKGDILYSEIRPKNKRFAFVDFDAKDYVASTKLMVLRRKNANIDNRYLYYVVTNERFISILQNLAETRSGTFPQITFNELGMQKVKIPKLKEQKAIAHILSTLDEKIEVNNRINKTLENMAQAIFKHWFVDFEFPNEEGEPYKSSGGEMVESELGMIPKGWEVGTIQDIGDVVGGATPSRKIDKYFVEKGIPWITPKDLSENKNMFISRGALDITEEAYKSTSVKKMPKGTVLFSSRAPIG, from the coding sequence ATGAGTTATAATGGGTGGAAAGAATATAGGTTGGATGAGTTAGTAGAGAGTGTATCCGTAAAGCATGAATTTAAAAAAGATAAGATCATTTTAGTTAATACATCTGATGTATTGGAAGGAAAAGTACTAAATCATGAATATGTTAAAAATAAAAACCTTAAAGGACAATTTAAAAAGAGTTTTATAAAAGGAGATATTTTATATAGTGAAATAAGACCTAAGAATAAAAGGTTTGCTTTCGTTGATTTTGATGCAAAAGATTATGTGGCATCAACAAAGCTTATGGTTTTAAGAAGAAAGAATGCTAATATAGATAATAGATATTTGTATTATGTGGTAACAAATGAAAGATTTATATCAATATTGCAAAATTTGGCGGAGACAAGATCAGGAACATTTCCTCAAATTACATTCAATGAATTAGGTATGCAAAAAGTAAAAATTCCAAAACTTAAAGAACAAAAAGCCATAGCCCACATTCTCTCTACCCTAGACGAAAAAATAGAAGTCAACAACCGAATCAACAAAACTCTAGAAAATATGGCACAAGCAATCTTCAAGCATTGGTTTGTGGATTTTGAGTTTCCCAATGAAGAGGGAGAACCCTATAAGTCCAGTGGTGGAGAAATGGTTGAAAGTGAACTGGGCATGATACCTAAGGGGTGGGAGGTTGGAACAATACAAGATATTGGAGATGTAGTTGGAGGTGCAACACCTTCTAGGAAAATAGATAAGTATTTTGTAGAAAAAGGAATACCTTGGATTACACCAAAAGATTTATCAGAGAATAAAAATATGTTTATTAGTAGGGGAGCATTAGATAT